CCGGGCACCAATCCGAACGCGCCGAAGATCGGCCTCGCGGACCGCCTCAAGGAGCTCAAGGTCACGCCGGAGCAGGTCAAGTACGTCGGCATCAGCCACTTTCACCCGGACCATACCGGCCAGCTCGTGCCGTTCGCGAACGCGACGCTGTTCATCGGCAAGGGCGACTGGGACCAGATCACCTCGCCGACGCCGATGCAGGGCGCCAACGTCGCGGGCTTCAAGAGCTGGATCGATGAAAAGCGGAAGGTCGAGCCGCTGACCGCGGACAAGGACGTGTTCGGCGACGGCACCGTGGTCGTTCTCCGGGCGCCGGGTCACACCCCGGGCCATAGCGCCCTGCTCGTCCGGTTGAAAGACACCGGTCCGTTCCTGCTCACCGGCGACGCGGTCCACTTCCACGAGAACTACGAAAAGGACGGCGTGCCGGTCTTCAACTTCGACCGCGCACAGACCGTCGCCTCGATCGAGCGCATGAAGCAGATCGTCGGGAACGTCAAGGCGACCGTCATCATCCAGCACGACCTGCGTGACATCGGCAAGCTGCCGGCGTTCCCGGCGGCCGCGAAGTAGCACCAGACCACGTCGAGGAGACTTCGATGAGTGTTCACACGTCGCAACGGCCGGACATGGCGTCAGGGCTTCCCTACGAGCGGCGCCGCCTGGAAGACGTCGGCTACATGACCTGCATGACCCTCACGCTGCTGGGCAACTATGCCCAGACCGGGCATTTCGGCGGTCCGCTCGCCTACACCCCGTTCAACGTGGCGGCGCACCTGGCCGGGCCCGAGCTGGGCGGGCTCCGCTACGACTACCGGCGCCCCAAGCATCCGTACGGCGACAAGTTCATGCTGGCCGCCGGACACTGCGCCCCCACCTGCTACGCGCTGTGGATGATCCTGGGCCAGGCGCTCTACCGGAAGCATCACGCGACGGGCGATCGCCGTTATCACGTGGCGCCGGACGTCGCCATGCTCCCGGTCGACGCGCTCGGATTCCGCCGCGGCGCCGGCGCGCTGCGGACGCTGCTCGCGGACCAGGGGTTGTCGGACCATCCGCTGTTCGCCCAGGCCAGGGGGCGCGGCATCCGGGCGCTGTCCGGGCACATCGAGTCCACCGATCTCACCAACGACGTCAATGGCGGCCCCTCGGGCGTCGGGGTCGCGACGGCCGCGGGAAAGGCGGCGTTCTGGGACATCATGGGCGCTCCCATGGGGACGCCGAAGGTCATCGCGCTCGAGGGCGAGTTCGCCATGACCGAGGGACACGCCCAGGAGCTCAAGACCCAGGCCATCGCGCTGCAGGTCGGCAAGCGGCTCCGGATCTTCCTGTCCGACAACAACGCGGGCATCGACGATTCGCTGATCGGAGGCGTGGTGGCAAGCAAGTTCACGGGCTATCGCCTGATCGATC
The sequence above is drawn from the Candidatus Methylomirabilota bacterium genome and encodes:
- a CDS encoding N-acyl homoserine lactonase family protein; its protein translation is PGTNPNAPKIGLADRLKELKVTPEQVKYVGISHFHPDHTGQLVPFANATLFIGKGDWDQITSPTPMQGANVAGFKSWIDEKRKVEPLTADKDVFGDGTVVVLRAPGHTPGHSALLVRLKDTGPFLLTGDAVHFHENYEKDGVPVFNFDRAQTVASIERMKQIVGNVKATVIIQHDLRDIGKLPAFPAAAK